One genomic segment of Sminthopsis crassicaudata isolate SCR6 chromosome 2, ASM4859323v1, whole genome shotgun sequence includes these proteins:
- the OR5C1 gene encoding olfactory receptor 5C1, producing the protein MTLENITWIDGAPSEFILLGITDRWDLRVALFLVFLPIYLLSLLGNMGMVLLINMDARLHTPMYFFLACLSLLDACYSSAIGPKMLIDLLLSHATIPYAACAIQMFVFAGLADAECCLLAAMAYDRYVAIGNPLLYTTAMSRRLCLLLLAASGLGGAVSGFVHTTFTFRLHFCHSREVNSFFCDIPPLLAISCDDTSLNELLLFAVCGFIQTATVIAIAVSYAFILIAVIRMNSAEGRRRAASTCGSHLTAVAMLYGTLIFMYLRPSSSYALDTDKMASVFYTLVIPALNPLIYSLRNKEVKEALRRTRDRFCFPSQRG; encoded by the coding sequence ATGACCCTGGAGAACATCACTTGGATTGATGGAGCCCCGAGTGAATTTATCCTCCTGGGCATCACTGACCGCTGGGACCTTCGTGTAGCCCTCTTCCTGGTATTCCTACCCATCTACCTTCTGAGTTTGCTGGGGAACATGGGAATGGTATTGCTGATTAACATGGATGCCCGACTCCACACCCCTATGTACTTCTTCCTGGCCTGCCTCTCACTCCTAGATGCCTGCTACTCTTCAGCCATCGGTCCTAAGATGCTCATAGATCTGTTACTGTCACACGCCACCATCCCCTATGCTGCCTGTGCCATCCAGATGTTTGTCTTTGCAGGGCTGGCAGACGCTGAGTGCTGTCTCCTAGCAGCCATGGCTTATGACCGCTATGTGGCTATTGGGAACCCGCTCCTTTACACCACAGCCATGTCTCGACGCCTGTGCCTCCTACTCTTGGCAGCTTCAGGGTTGGGCGGTGCAGTGAGTGGCTTTGTCCACACAACATTCACTTTCCGGCTACACTTTTGTCACTCCCGTGAAGTTAACAGTTTCTTCTGTGATATCCCACCACTGCTGGCCATTTCCTGTGATGACACTTCCCTCAATGAGCTGCTACTTTTTGCTGTCTGTGGTTTTATCCAAACAGCTACAGTAATAGCCATTGCTGTGTCCTATGCCTTCATCCTCATTGCTGTGATTCGCATGAATTCTGCTGAGGGAAGGCGACGAGCAGCCTCCACTTGTGGCTCTCACCTTACTGCTGTGGCCATGCTGTATGGCACACTCATTTTCATGTACCTAAGACCTAGTTCTAGTTATGCCCTTGACACTGACAAGATGGCATCTGTCTTCTATACACTCGTTATCCCTGCCCTCAACCCACTTATCTACAGCCTCCGCAACAAAGAGGTTAAGGAGGCCCTTCGAAGGACCCGGGATCGATTCTGCTTCCCATCCCAAAGGGGGTAG